ATTTCGATATTCATCTGCGCAAGTGCTGGTGTTGCAATACTGATGGTCAGTGCCAATACCACTGCAGATAAAGCGCAGACTTTGGAATGAAATTTGCCAATCAAATGAATTGCTAATTGCAACATGCTTTAGTCCTTGGGTTTAAAGGTCAGCTTTACTTCACGCTGTGGAATTTTGCCATTGTCATCTTTCGGCAGGCTTTCTGCACGAGATAGGGCTAATAAAACTGCACGATCCCAGCTTGCATTGCCGCTAGAGCTCAGGATGCTGGTGCTCAAGATGGCTCCATCTGGGGCCAGGCTTACTTGGATGACTGCTGCTGGATTGCCGCTCACAGATTCTGGATTAAAGACGATGAGCGGCTTTACTTTTTTAATCACCTTATCAGTCCAGCCTGGAGGCGCATTACCGCCCCCACCAACTCCGCTTCCTACTGTGCCACCGCTGCCACCTTCAGCGCCTGCTGCTGCGCGCAAGCGAGCGAGCTGATCAGCGCGCACTTTTTCTGCTGCAGCATTGGCTTTGGTTTCTGCTGGAGAGGTAGCTTTAGGGGTCTCTACTTTCTTTGGCTTTTCTGTTTCTTTTTCCTTGACCTTCTCTTTTTCTTTCGGAGGAGGTTTAACAGCTTTCGGCGTTTCTTTTAGAACTTCTTTTTTAGGAGACTCTTTTTCAACTGGCTTTTTCTTGACTGCAATATCGGCAGCCTCTCCTTTCATTTCTGTTTTGAGTTGGGGCTCTGGAGGTGTTTCTAATTGCTGAGATGCATCCCAGAGCTCAACCTCAACTCCAGAGGGGGTGCTGTTATTCCAGCTAATACCAATCATTAAAAATGCGAGCAAACCTAAATGCGCTACTAAGGAAAAAGTAAAGGCGCGTTTAGTGCTTTCTTGTTTCGTAGCACGTCCCCGCTTGAACGGAGAGAGTGGCGATTGATAAGTTTGTGCGCTAGACATTGGCAGTTCAAGCAAGCCTTAGGGCCTTACTGGGTCTTGACCGCAAGGCCAACCCGTTTGACGCCATTCTCTTTAAGTTTGGACATAACATCCATCACGGTTTCGTACTTAATGGATTTATCGGCAGCAATCACCATCGGTTGATCGGCTGATTTTTCTGCTTGCGTTCTTGCAAAGGCGCCAAGTTCAAATTTATTGAGTGTTTGTACGGGATCACCATCTTTGCGAACAATGACATTCTCGTTGGCATCGATTGTTAAAAAGATAGGGGGTAATGATTGCACCTTAGCGCCGCCAACGGTAGGCAAGTTCACGACGCCTGGATTGACCATGGGTGCAGTGACCATGAAGATCACGAGCAAAACCAACATGACGTCGATGTAAGGAACAACGTTGATGTCGGCCATTGCCCGACGTTTATTTTTTCGTAATGAAGATCCGGCCATGACGTATTCGCTTAGCGTCCTGAAGTTTGACGTTGCAAGATGTTGGTGAATTCTTCGATGAAGGTTTCAAAACGAATCGAGAGGCGATCGACATCGGTAGCTGCGCGGTTGTAGGCAACTACTGCAGGGATGGCAGCAAACAAACCAATGGCGGTTGCAATCAAGGCCTCAGCAATACCGGGGGCAACCGCAGAAAGGGTCGCGTTCTGAACGTTGGCCAAGCCGCGGAAGGAGTGCATGATGCCCCAGACGGTGCCAAAGAGGCCGATATACGGTGAGACTGAGCCAACGGATGCCAGGAAGGGCAGATTTGCCTCTAGGGCGTCCATTTCACGTTGGTAAGTGGCTTTCATGGCGCGGCGGGCAGCGTCGATTTCACGAACTTTCATGAATTCCTGCATTCCGGCCTCAAAGATATGCTCTAGAACCGCATCGCTGCGGGTATTGCGCTGGGCGGCGGCCATCAGGGTTTTGAGGTCTCCGCCAGACCAAAAGTCACGCTCAAAGCGCTCTGTATCTTGCCTAACCCCCCGTAATACGGCGGTTTTCTTGAAAATAATGGTCCAGGAGGCAACGGACATCCCTAGTAATAACAACATTACCAACTGTACTAATAGGCTGGCATTAAGGACTAGGGAGAGGAATGAGAGGTCTTGTGTAGAGGTCATGGTGGATTTTGTATGATGTAGGTTGATTTTACTAAGTTAATGAACTTAGTAATCCAATTTCATTAGGATTATCACCATGTTTGACCGTCAGAACACTTTAGCCAAAACCGACCCGCAATTGTGGGAAGCCATTCAGAACGAAAATAAGCGTCAGGAAGACCATATTGAGCTGATTGCTTCCGAGAACTACACCTCGCCAGCGGTGATGGCTGCTCAGGGCTCTCAATTGACGAATAAGTACGCTGAAGGATATCCAGGTAAGCGTTATTACGGTGGTTGTGAATTCGTAGACGTTGCTGAGCAATTGGCAATCGATCGTGTAAAGGCTTTATTTGGTGCTGAAGCTGCAAACGTTCAACCCCATTGTGGTGCGTCTGCTAACCAAGCAGTGTTCCTTGCATTCTTAAAACCTGGTGACACTTTCATGGGTATGAGTCTTGCTGAAGGTGGTCACTTGACTCACGGTATGGCACTCAACATGAGTGGTAAGTGGTTCAATCCAATCGCTTATGGCTTAGACAAGAACGAAGAAATTGATTACGAGCAAATGGAGCGTTTGGCTCGTGAGCACAAACCTAAATTAATTATTGCGGGTGCATCTGCTTACTCTAAGAAAATTGATTTTGAGCGCATCGGTAAATTGGCTAAAGAAGTCGGCGCGATATTCATGGTAGATATGGCCCACTATGCTGGCTTAGTTGCCGCCGGCGTATATCCAAACCCAGTGCCGCATGCTGACATCGTTACTTCGACTACACACAAGAGCTTGCGCGGCCCACGTGGCGGCATCATCTTGATGAAAGCGGAGCATGAGAAGGCAATTAACTCTGCAGTGTTCCCAGGCTTACAGGGTGGTCCTTTGATGCACGTCATTGCTGCTAAAGCTGTTGCATTTAAAGAGGCTACAGAGCCAGGCTTTAAGGATTATCAAAAACAAGTAGTCGCTAATGCAAAAGCATTGGCTGAGACTTTAATTGCACGTGGCCTACGCATTGTGTCTGGTGGTACAGATTCACATGTGATGTTGGTGGATTTGCGCGCCAAGAAAATGACTGGTAAAGAAGCTGAGCGTGTATTGGGCGAAGCACACATTACTTGCAACAAAAACGGTATTCCTAATGACCCAGAAAAACCAATGGTCACCAGCGGTATTCGTTTGGGTTCACCAGCAATGACTACGCGTGGATTTAAAGAAGCTGAAGCAAAACAAGTGGGTAACTTTATTGCTGATGTTTTGGATAATCCAAATGATGCAGAGAACATCGCTAAGGTGCGTGCTCAAGTTGCTGAGCTCACTAAACGTTTCCCGGTTTACGGTTAATTCTTAAAGTAAAAGAAGAGCCACATTGCGCTGCCCTTTTTGTCATAACGACGATACCCAGGTTCTCGATACCAGGGTATCGGACGAGGGCGATACGATTCGTCGTCGCCGTCGTTGCGTAAATTGCGATAAGCGGTTTACCACCTATGAGCGTGTGGAGTTGGCCTTGCCAGCTATCGTGAAGAAGAATGGCAGCCGTGTTGATTACAGTCACGACAAGTTGGCCAGCTCGCTTAAGCTAGCCCTCAGAAAGCGTCCGGTCTCATCGGACTCTGTCGATGAGTCGATTGCCCGCATCGAAGAAAAGCTGCTTAGTCTGGGTGAGAAAGAGATTCCTAGTGAGCGCGTTGGTGAGTTGGTGATGCGTGAGCTCAAGCGCCTAGATAAGGTCGCTTATATTCGTTTTGCTTCTGTCTATCGAAGCTTTGCTGACATTGAATCATTCGAAAGCGCTCTCAAAGAGCTGAAGTAGTTACACCCCTCAATACTTTCCGCAGTTATTTCTACAAGACTATTTCATCCATGTGGTTGCTTGATATATACTGTAACCAATTGATTACAATTGCATGATGTATGAAATCAAAAAAACAGATGAATTTGAAAATTGGTTTTCCGGTATTCGCGACCCATTAACGCGAGGTCGACTCCTAGCAAGACTGCGTAAGGCTTCATTAGGGAGTCTTGGGGATATAGCTTCAGTCGGTGATGGGGTGTGGGAGATGAGAGAGCATTTCGGTGCCGGCTACAGAATGTATTACGTTAGCTATCGAAGGACCATCATTCTGATGTTGGGTGGTGGATGCAAATCTACACAAATTGCTGATATTAAAAAGGTTAAGAAGTTGCTTCTAACCCTGGAGGATTAAATGAAGAGTGTTAAAAAGACCAAAGTAAAAGATTCAAAAAAATTCGATGTTGTTGACTACCTGAAGACTGAAAAAGATATTGCCGCTTATCTTTCTGCTGTTTTAGAAGATGGCGATCCTGCATTGTTTGTTGCCGCCATTGGCGATATTGCCAGAGCTAAAGGAATGACAGAGATTGCCAAGAAGAGTGGTGTTACGCGGGAGTCTTTGTATAGAGCTTTAAAAATAGAAGCTAGACCACGATTTGAAACTGTGACACGGGTGGTGCAGGCGCTAGGCATGAAACTGAGCGTTCACGCTTAATCGGAATCAGATTGACTTTGCTTTCTCGGCGCACATCATCTTAATGACGCCATCAATATCTGTTGGCTTATTCCAACCCAAAGTCTTAATCGCTTTTTCAGGATTGCCTACGCTAGATATGATCTCATTAGGGCGGAAGAAGCTCGGCTCAATTTCCACATATTTTTGCCAGTCCAAATCAAAATACTCAAAAGATTTAGCAACAAAATATTTTAAAGATTCTTTTCTGCCTGTAGCAATGACAAAATCATCTGGTTTATCGAGCTGCATCATGAGCCACATTGCTTCAACGTATTCTGGTGCCCAGCCCCAGTCACGAGAAATTTCTAAATTACCGAGTTGTAATTTATCGAGCTGACCCGCTTTAATCTTGGCAGCACCCGCAATAATCTTTTGAGTCACAAAGCGCTCAGGGCGAAGTGGAGACTCATGGTTAAAAAGAATGCCGGTACAGGCATACAGTCCATAAGATTCGCGATAACTATTGATGAGCCATTTGGCGGTAGATTTCGCGACGGCGTAAGGGCTACGTGGAGCAAAAGGAGTTTGCTCGTTTGCTGGCGTATCGCCAGTATCACCAAAACATTCGCTAGAGCCTGCGTTATAGAAGCGCACAGGTTTATTTAACAAGCGAATGACTTCCAAAATATTCAGGGTGCCAATGGCAATACTTTCAATGGCTTCGACCGGCTGATCAAATGAGAGTCCTACTGAGGTTTGACCAGCAAGGTTATAAATTTCATCAGGGGCAGTCGTCTGGATGGCATTGAAGACGCTTCTAAAGTCGTTAATAGAAACGGAAATTAATTTAACTTGAGAGCGAACACCTACGGTATTAAGGTTGTTGAATGACGAGGCCATCACATCACGTGATGAGCCTGTCACTTCATACCCTTTGGATAAGAGATGCTTCGCTAGGTAAGCACCATCTTGACCGGTAATACCGATAATTAATGCTTTTTTGGCCGCCAATTTATCGGACTTACTTTAAGACTGCAAAAATAGAAGCAGTGATGTCTTCAACGTTACCGGTACCGCTCACTTTGCGGTAAGCCGGCGCTTTTACTTTGTCGGCGGCATTCGCTTGTGCGGCCCATGATGAGTAGTACTCAACCAGTGGACGGGTCTGATCGTCATATACCTGTAAGCGTTTGCGTACAGTTTCTTCTTTGTCGTCATCGCGCTGAATCAATGGATCGCCAGTGACATCATCTTTACCTTCAACCTTTGGTGGGTTGTATTTGACATGGTATGTGCGACCAGATGCCGGATGAACACGACGTCCACCCATGCGATCGATGATGGCATCAAATGGCACATCGATTTCTAAAACGTAATCAATCGGCACGCCAGCATCTTTCATGGCTTGTGCTTGGGGAATGGTTCTTGGGAAGCCATCGAATAAGTAACCCTTGCTGCAGTCAGGTTGAGTCAAGCGATCTTTTACCAAGCCAATAATGATGTCGTCAGAAACTAAGCCGCCAGCATCCATAATTTTTTTGGCTGCAATACCGAGCTCTGTTCCAGCCTTTACGGCAGCGCGCAACATATCGCCTGTCGAAATTTGTGGAATCGCAAATTTTTCGCAAATAAACTGAGCTTGTGTGCCTTTTCCAGCACCTGGTGCACCGAGCAGAATCAACCGCATTGTTTTCCCCTTAGAAGAGCTGACATTGTCCCGTATTTTGTTGGGATCCTGATTACTTAATGACTAGGATTATCCCCGAGAATGCATGCTACACAGGGGATTGGGTGTTTTTTCTAGGAATTGGCCAGTAACTGCCTCACCCTTTCGAGGTCCTCGAGGGTGTCAACTCCAGCTGGAGGTGCTTTAGGGGCGATATGGACCGCAATACGGTAGCCATTCCAGAGGGCGCGAAGCTGCTCTAGCGCTTCCGCTTGTTCTGGGGGCGCTGGCTCTAAGCGTGTGAAAGCTTGTAAAAAATCAGCCCTGTAGGCGTAAATGCCTAAATGACGTAGATGCTCTGTTTTTTGTGGGGCATCTGCATCCCGCACAAAAGGAATGGGTGCCCTGGAAAAATACAAAGCTTCACCCGCACGGTTGAGAACTACTTTGACCGCATTTGGATTGTTGATCTCTGATAAATCTGCGATCGGCACAGCAACAGTGGAGATGGCGCATTGCGAGTGATCAGCCAAAGTTTGCGCAACTTGATTAATCAGTTCTGGCGGAATAAGTGGCTCATCACCTTGAACGTTCACGATCAATGCATTGGCAGGCAACTTCAATAGCTGTGCCACTTCAGCAATACGATCGGTTCCAGTGGGATGATCAGAACTTGTTAATAAACACTCAATGCGATGTTCATCGCATGCTGCCTGAATTTCTGGAGAGTCTGTTGCAACTACTACGCTTTGCGCGAGAGATTGTTTGGCGCGCTCTGCGACTCGGATCACCATGGGCTTTCCACCGATATCAGCAAGAGGCTTACGCGGTAATCGTGTAGAGCCCAGTCTTGCGGGTATGACAACTAAAAAGTCGGGGGCTTTGGAGGTGGCGGTCATGCAGTGGAGTGTTAAAGAACTTCGTCAGCGCTAAGGCTGCGCGCTTCGTCAACCAACATGACAGGTACATCATCACGAATAGGGTAGGCCAGGCGATCTGCTTTGCAAATGAGCTCATGTTTTTGAGCATCCAAATGCAGTGGGCTTTTGCACAAAGGGCAAACCAAAATATCGAGTAGACGTTTATCCATGATTTTCTATAGTTATTAATGCAATGACTTTTACGAGTATCTGTAGCTGTTTCTGTAAGGGTAAGTGTAGCGCTATCAGAATAGTCTTACAGGTTGTATCTGTTTGGATCCGGTCTTTGCAGAATAGATTGAACCCATTCCATGAGGCTATTAGGCAGGCTGAGGGATAGCGGCACCACCCAAATTCGATCATCCGTAATATCCGAGCATTTCACGGCATCTTTTTCAGTGATCAGAATGCGCTCGGCATGGATGTTTGTAAAAAACTGGTTTGTGTAGGTGGCGTGATCAGCAAGTGCGATAGTTTCGCCTGCGACACCCTCTTTTAGGAGGGCGGTAAAAAATCGCTGTGGATTGCCTAAGGCAGCTATGGCAGTAATCTTGGTAGGCAAATAGGTGTCGGCAATATGCGAGAGCGTTTGAGTGTTTGCTGGGTTGATCAGTTGATAGGCTGCGCCTAGGACGGGCATCAAATGAAAAGCGCGTCGACCCATGAAGTATTCATCGGTAATTGCGCCGGTCAGAACATTCTTTTTTTCATTACTTGCTTCGGTCAGCAAAGTGGCATCGCGATCGCGCGAGGCGGGTTCGCGCAATGGCCCTGCTGGGATCAGAAAGCGATTTCCTTCGCCACGTCCATCGCGAACTACAAATTCGATATCACGACCACCCTCTCGGGCGGGCCAGCGAGGTAAACCGTTGTGCTGTAAACCATCATCACTAATGATGACGTTTACTTCTGGAGAGTGAGCTAGTAATGCTTGAATACTTTTCTGACGTTTTGGGAAAACCCAAAGCGGAAATTGGTTGTTAGTGCGTTTTGCAATCAGCACGGGTTCATCACCAACCAATGCTGGATCGGAATCTGCTAAAACTTGCACGGGCGTTGTTTGCGCATTCGATCCATAGCCCCGACTAATAATTCCAGGTCTCCATCCGAGTCGTGATAGCTGCTCTGCTAGTGCAATCACAATTGGCGTCTTACCAGTTCCGCCTACCCGAATATTGCCCACAATGATGAGGGGCACTGGAGCAGGGCGATGTTTAATTAATCCTAAGTCTTGAATCAACTTACGTAATCGCAAAACTAGCCCATAGACATAGGAGAGCGGCCAGAGCAAAAGACTAGTAGGGCCGCGCCTTTCCCAAAACTGAGGTGCTTTACGAAAGAAAGATAAAGACATAAAGGCGATCTTTATTTCTTGGTTTGACTGCTAAAGACAATGTTCGCAAGGTCAGCATCGCGGGCAGCTTCAAGAGCGCTCATGACTGCTTGATGCGGCGCTCTGGCGTCTGCATCAATATTGACTTGAAGGTTATTTGCTGCGCCTTTATTACTGCTGCTTTCATTGCTTAACTGCATGAGAGCGCTACTGAGTTGTGAGCGATCGGTAACTTTGCCATTAATAGCAAAGCGTCCATCACGACTAACAGCAATATGAATTTGCTTGTTCTCTGCTTGGCTTTCAGAGCCGTTGGCAGTTGGTAATGTAATGGCAAGTTCTTGATAGCGTGTGAAGGTGGTGGAGATCATCAAAAAGATCAGCACTACTAACAGAACATCAATAAAAGGAATGAGATTGATTTCAGGTTCTGCAGAGACGGATCCCGCCCCCAAAGAAAATCGCTTTCCTGCTTTTGGGTGTGTATCTAACCAACTCATTGCGTTGATTCAGTTGGATAAAGTTTTTTAAATAACTGGCGAGTAAATTCTTCGCACTCGCGTTGACGTTGATTTGCAAGTGCACGTAATCCACGCCAGCTAGCCAATGCAGGAATCGCTATTAATAAACCAAATGCAGTGTTGTAGAGCGCTACAGAAATTCCGTGGGCGAGTTGTTGTGGGCTACCAGCTGCGCCGTTAATCGCACCTTGACTGCCAAAAATTTCAATCATTCCCACGACCGTGCCAAATAAACCGAGTAGAGGTGCAACTGTGGCAATCGTTGCTAATGCGCCTAAGTAACGATCTAATTTAAGCCAGGTGTTTTGTGCGGTGGCCTGCAGTTCTTCCAACGCAGACTGAGGGTTATTGCCTGCAGCTTTTTCACTCAATAGGCAGGCCAATAAGGGAGTTGCTGGCGATAGTTGGGCAAACTCTTTAATTTGCTGCTCAGGTAGCGATTTTTGATTAACTATCTGATTTGCAAGGGTAAAAGCAGTTTCTAGACTATCTTTAGGAAAAATATGGATTTGCCGCAGATACCAGCTGCGCTCCAGAACAATGGCTAGGCCAATAATGGAGATGATTAAAAGGGGCCAAATAGGCCAGCCAGCGGATAGTAAGATGGAGTACATAAGCTCAGTACTTTAGCTGAATTAAAAAGCCTGTTTCGGAAAGATAGCCTGTGGATAACTCTGTGCAAAACTTTTCAGCAGTTTCGCTGTAAGTCCTTGATTGATGGTGGGCATGGGTTGATGGGGTCTAAATCTCCCCTGGGTGGTTCGGTTAAATATCCTTATAAATCAACGGCTTAATATTGGTTTGTTAGATTTATGAGACGTTTCGGGTCAGTAATTACTTACTTTTAGGCGTTAAACCAAGAGCGAATATGCTTCTGTGGATATTTATTGGCCTCTAAGCCAAATGGAATTGTAGAAAACGAGAAAAAATGTCGGAAATATCAAAGGAAATACTCAGTGTTGGCGATCTAAACCGCGCCATTGCAGCTTCTTTAGAAGACCGCTTCGATACCGTTTGGGTTAGCGGGGAGATTTCCAATTTCAAGGCCTATGACAGTGGGCATTGGTATTTCTCGCTCAAGGATGAAGAAGGTCAAATCCGCTGCGTGATGTTTCGAGGCCGCAATGGCCAAGTTGGCTTTATGCCGCAATCGGGTGATTTGGTTGAGGTGAGCGCCAATTTAGGTATGTATGTGCCAAGAGGCGATATTCAGCTCACCATTCAAACTTTGCGACGCGCGGGTATGGGTGGTTTGTATGAGGCGTTTTTAAAGCTCAAAGCAAAACTTGCCAAAGAAGGTCTATTTGACGAAGAGCGCAAGCGAGATATTCCGAGTCACCCTAGATCGATCGGCATCATCACATCACCACAGGCCGCAGCTCTA
The window above is part of the Polynucleobacter sp. AP-Kolm-20A-A1 genome. Proteins encoded here:
- a CDS encoding type II toxin-antitoxin system RelE/ParE family toxin gives rise to the protein MYEIKKTDEFENWFSGIRDPLTRGRLLARLRKASLGSLGDIASVGDGVWEMREHFGAGYRMYYVSYRRTIILMLGGGCKSTQIADIKKVKKLLLTLED
- the tolR gene encoding protein TolR → MAGSSLRKNKRRAMADINVVPYIDVMLVLLVIFMVTAPMVNPGVVNLPTVGGAKVQSLPPIFLTIDANENVIVRKDGDPVQTLNKFELGAFARTQAEKSADQPMVIAADKSIKYETVMDVMSKLKENGVKRVGLAVKTQ
- the adk gene encoding adenylate kinase — protein: MRLILLGAPGAGKGTQAQFICEKFAIPQISTGDMLRAAVKAGTELGIAAKKIMDAGGLVSDDIIIGLVKDRLTQPDCSKGYLFDGFPRTIPQAQAMKDAGVPIDYVLEIDVPFDAIIDRMGGRRVHPASGRTYHVKYNPPKVEGKDDVTGDPLIQRDDDKEETVRKRLQVYDDQTRPLVEYYSSWAAQANAADKVKAPAYRKVSGTGNVEDITASIFAVLK
- a CDS encoding addiction module antidote protein — translated: MKSVKKTKVKDSKKFDVVDYLKTEKDIAAYLSAVLEDGDPALFVAAIGDIARAKGMTEIAKKSGVTRESLYRALKIEARPRFETVTRVVQALGMKLSVHA
- the tolQ gene encoding protein TolQ, producing the protein MTSTQDLSFLSLVLNASLLVQLVMLLLLGMSVASWTIIFKKTAVLRGVRQDTERFERDFWSGGDLKTLMAAAQRNTRSDAVLEHIFEAGMQEFMKVREIDAARRAMKATYQREMDALEANLPFLASVGSVSPYIGLFGTVWGIMHSFRGLANVQNATLSAVAPGIAEALIATAIGLFAAIPAVVAYNRAATDVDRLSIRFETFIEEFTNILQRQTSGR
- the kdsB gene encoding 3-deoxy-manno-octulosonate cytidylyltransferase — protein: MTATSKAPDFLVVIPARLGSTRLPRKPLADIGGKPMVIRVAERAKQSLAQSVVVATDSPEIQAACDEHRIECLLTSSDHPTGTDRIAEVAQLLKLPANALIVNVQGDEPLIPPELINQVAQTLADHSQCAISTVAVPIADLSEINNPNAVKVVLNRAGEALYFSRAPIPFVRDADAPQKTEHLRHLGIYAYRADFLQAFTRLEPAPPEQAEALEQLRALWNGYRIAVHIAPKAPPAGVDTLEDLERVRQLLANS
- a CDS encoding energy transducer TonB, which translates into the protein MSSAQTYQSPLSPFKRGRATKQESTKRAFTFSLVAHLGLLAFLMIGISWNNSTPSGVEVELWDASQQLETPPEPQLKTEMKGEAADIAVKKKPVEKESPKKEVLKETPKAVKPPPKEKEKVKEKETEKPKKVETPKATSPAETKANAAAEKVRADQLARLRAAAGAEGGSGGTVGSGVGGGGNAPPGWTDKVIKKVKPLIVFNPESVSGNPAAVIQVSLAPDGAILSTSILSSSGNASWDRAVLLALSRAESLPKDDNGKIPQREVKLTFKPKD
- a CDS encoding GDP-mannose 4,6-dehydratase: MAAKKALIIGITGQDGAYLAKHLLSKGYEVTGSSRDVMASSFNNLNTVGVRSQVKLISVSINDFRSVFNAIQTTAPDEIYNLAGQTSVGLSFDQPVEAIESIAIGTLNILEVIRLLNKPVRFYNAGSSECFGDTGDTPANEQTPFAPRSPYAVAKSTAKWLINSYRESYGLYACTGILFNHESPLRPERFVTQKIIAGAAKIKAGQLDKLQLGNLEISRDWGWAPEYVEAMWLMMQLDKPDDFVIATGRKESLKYFVAKSFEYFDLDWQKYVEIEPSFFRPNEIISSVGNPEKAIKTLGWNKPTDIDGVIKMMCAEKAKSI
- the lpxK gene encoding tetraacyldisaccharide 4'-kinase, whose product is MSLSFFRKAPQFWERRGPTSLLLWPLSYVYGLVLRLRKLIQDLGLIKHRPAPVPLIIVGNIRVGGTGKTPIVIALAEQLSRLGWRPGIISRGYGSNAQTTPVQVLADSDPALVGDEPVLIAKRTNNQFPLWVFPKRQKSIQALLAHSPEVNVIISDDGLQHNGLPRWPAREGGRDIEFVVRDGRGEGNRFLIPAGPLREPASRDRDATLLTEASNEKKNVLTGAITDEYFMGRRAFHLMPVLGAAYQLINPANTQTLSHIADTYLPTKITAIAALGNPQRFFTALLKEGVAGETIALADHATYTNQFFTNIHAERILITEKDAVKCSDITDDRIWVVPLSLSLPNSLMEWVQSILQRPDPNRYNL
- the glyA gene encoding serine hydroxymethyltransferase; this translates as MFDRQNTLAKTDPQLWEAIQNENKRQEDHIELIASENYTSPAVMAAQGSQLTNKYAEGYPGKRYYGGCEFVDVAEQLAIDRVKALFGAEAANVQPHCGASANQAVFLAFLKPGDTFMGMSLAEGGHLTHGMALNMSGKWFNPIAYGLDKNEEIDYEQMERLAREHKPKLIIAGASAYSKKIDFERIGKLAKEVGAIFMVDMAHYAGLVAAGVYPNPVPHADIVTSTTHKSLRGPRGGIILMKAEHEKAINSAVFPGLQGGPLMHVIAAKAVAFKEATEPGFKDYQKQVVANAKALAETLIARGLRIVSGGTDSHVMLVDLRAKKMTGKEAERVLGEAHITCNKNGIPNDPEKPMVTSGIRLGSPAMTTRGFKEAEAKQVGNFIADVLDNPNDAENIAKVRAQVAELTKRFPVYG
- a CDS encoding Trm112 family protein — protein: MDKRLLDILVCPLCKSPLHLDAQKHELICKADRLAYPIRDDVPVMLVDEARSLSADEVL
- the nrdR gene encoding transcriptional regulator NrdR, encoding MRCPFCHNDDTQVLDTRVSDEGDTIRRRRRCVNCDKRFTTYERVELALPAIVKKNGSRVDYSHDKLASSLKLALRKRPVSSDSVDESIARIEEKLLSLGEKEIPSERVGELVMRELKRLDKVAYIRFASVYRSFADIESFESALKELK
- a CDS encoding MotA/TolQ/ExbB proton channel family protein, whose translation is MYSILLSAGWPIWPLLIISIIGLAIVLERSWYLRQIHIFPKDSLETAFTLANQIVNQKSLPEQQIKEFAQLSPATPLLACLLSEKAAGNNPQSALEELQATAQNTWLKLDRYLGALATIATVAPLLGLFGTVVGMIEIFGSQGAINGAAGSPQQLAHGISVALYNTAFGLLIAIPALASWRGLRALANQRQRECEEFTRQLFKKLYPTESTQ
- a CDS encoding biopolymer transporter ExbD, translating into MSWLDTHPKAGKRFSLGAGSVSAEPEINLIPFIDVLLVVLIFLMISTTFTRYQELAITLPTANGSESQAENKQIHIAVSRDGRFAINGKVTDRSQLSSALMQLSNESSSNKGAANNLQVNIDADARAPHQAVMSALEAARDADLANIVFSSQTKK